From Paralcaligenes sp. KSB-10:
AATTACAAGATGCAAGGGTCCGCCATGCCGCATATATGGATCGAGTACTCAGCCAATCTGCGCCCCGAAATCGATGTCCGGGCCTTGATGAAAACTGTGCAGGACACCGCCATCGGCGACGGCAGCGTCTTTCCCCTGGCGGGCGCCCGCACTCGCGCCCTCTGCATCGACGACTATCTGATCGTCGACGGGCATCCCGACAACGCTTTTGTCCATGTCACCCTGAAAATCGGCCATGGCCGCGACGACGCAGTCAAGCAGCGGGCCGGCGAGCGGATTTTTGCTGCGCTACAGCAAGCCCTGGCGCCCATCATGGCGTCCCGGCCGCTGGGCATTACCATGCAGATCGAGGAAGCCGACCCCGTCCTCAACTATAAAAGCAATAACTATCGGGATTACCTCAAGGCCCGGGCCGCAAACAAATAAGGAGTTTTCCCATGACGACCCAAGCGGACTATGCCACTTTGGCCTGCGGACCTGCCGCCGATCGACCCCGGATCGTGGTGGGGACCCTGCTCAATTACCGGCAGGCCCTGGAACAACTGGGCGATGCCGCCAATCAGCCTCCCTACAAATCGGCCCCCAAGGCCCCGGTCCTGTATATCAAGCCGGCCAACACCTATGCCCAGGACGGCGACGAAATTGTGCTGCCTGCCGACGTCGCCGAAGTCGAGATCGGCGCCTGCCTGGGCATTGTCTTCCAGCGCAAGGCCACCCGGGTCAGCGAAGCACAGGCAATGGATTATGTGGCCGGATACCGCATCGTGGCCGATCTGTCGGTGCCGCACTCCAGCTACTTCCGCCCGCCCATGAAACAGAAATGCCGCGACGGCTTCTGCCCCATGGGAGCCCTGCTTGCCCGCGATCAAATCCAGAATCCGGACGACCTGAGTATCCAGGTGCATGTCGATGGCCAGTGCATGCAGCAGGCGCATACCCGCGACCTGATCCGCCCTGTGGCCCGGCTGATTGCCGATGTCACGCAATTCATGAGCCTGGACCGCGGCGACATTCTGCTGGTCGGCGTTCCGGCCGGCGCCCCGCTGGCGCATGCCGGCCAACGCATTGAAATCAGCATTTCGGAACTTGGCCGCCTGACCAACCGCCTGAGCGCCCCCGTCTGACCCGCAGGAAATACGCCCAATGAAACACGCCCGCATACGCTACCAAGGCAGCATCCACCTGGCCACCGACGCCGGCGATCACCGCTTGCGGCTGGCCGATGGTCGCACCCTGTCCCAGGACGAGGTCGACTGGCTGCCGCCGATAGAACCGCGCACCACCTTTACCCTGGCCATCAACTATGCCGATCATGCCAAAGAACTGGCTTTCAAGGCACCCGAAGAGCCCCTGGGCTTCCTGAAGGCGGCCAATACCTTTGTCGGCCATCGGGCCCAGACCCTGCGGCCCGCCGATGTGGCCTTCATGCATTATGAATGCGAGCTGGCCGTGGTGATAGGGCGCACGGCCAGCAAGGTATCCCGCGACCAGGCCTATGAGTATGTGGCCGGCTACACGGTAGCCAACGACTACGCGCTGCGCGACTATCTGGAAAACTGGTACCGGCCCAATCTGCGCGTCAAGAGCCGCGACACCTGCACGCCGCTGGGCCCCTGGCTGGTCGAGCGCGACGATGTGCCCGACCCCATGAACCTGAACCTGCGCACCACCGTCAACGGCGTGGAAACCCAGCGCGGCAACACCCGAGACATGGTGTTCGGCATACCGGCGCTGATCGAATACTTCAGCAGTTTCATGACATTGTCACCGGGCGACCTGATCCTGACCGGCACACCCGACGGAATCGTCAACGTCAAGCCGGGCGACGAAGTCGTCACCGAAATCGAAGGCATCGGACGCCTGGTCAATACACTGGTCGCCGATCCCGCCTGATACCGCCATCCCTCTACAGCACCCCATTGGAAACCGCTACATGCTCGACAAGAAAACCATCAGTGCCCTGGCCGCCCGGCTGCAGGAAGCCGAACGCAACCGCAGCCAGGTTCGCCAGTTCTCGCTGGACCATCCCGACATCACCATCGACGATGCCTACGCGATCCAGCGCGAATGGGTGGCGCTGAAAATCGACAAGGGCCGCCGGGTCAAGGGGCACAAGATCGGTCTCACTTCGCGCGCCATGCAGCAATCGTCGCAGATCGACGAACCGGATTACGGCGTGCTCCTCGACGATATGTTTTTCGGCGACGGCAGCGACATTCCCGCGGCGCGTTTCATCCAGCCCCGCCTCGAAGTGGAACTGGCCTTCATCCTGGGCAAACGCCTGGAAGGCCCGGACGTTACGCTGTTCAATGTCTACGACGCGGTCGATTATGTGGTGCCCGCACTTGAAATCATCGATGCGCGCATACAAATGATCGACCCCGACAGCAAACGGCCGCGCAAGGTATTCGACACCATTTCCGACAATGCCGCCAATGCCGGCATTGTCATGGGCGGGCGGCCCGTGAAAATCGGCGAACTCGATCTGCGCTGGATCGGCGCCATTCTTTCGCGCAATGCCGTTATCGAAGAAACCGGCGTCGCGGCGGGCGTGCTCAACCACCCCGCCAATGGCGTGGTGTGGCTGGCCAATAAACTGGCTCCCCACGGCGTGGCCCTCGAACCGGGCCAGGTGATATTATCGGGATCGTTTACCCGCCCCGTGTTTGCCCGGCCCGGCGATACATTCAATGTCGACTACGGCCCGCTGGGTTCCGTCAACTGCCACTTTGTCTGAACCCATGGATATCCTGACCAATACCTTCAAGCAGGCGCTGCGCAAAGGCCAGCCGCAGATTGGATTGTGGGCCGCCCTGGCTCATTCCGTCACCGCCGAAATTTGTGCCGGAGCAGGCTTCGACTGGCTGCTGATCGACGGCGAACATGCGCCCAATACCTTGCAAACCATGCTGCCGCAGTTGCAGGCCGTGGCCCCCTATCCGGTTGCCGCGGTCGTGCGGCCTTCGTGGAACGACCCTGTGCAAATCAAGCAAGTTCTGGAAATCGGCGCCCAGACCTTGCTGATACCCATGGTGCAGTCGGGCGCCGAGGCCGCTGCCGCGGTAGCGGCTGTGCGCTATCCCCCCCACGGTATACGGGGGGTCGGCAGCTCGATTGCGCGGTCGGCGCGCTGGAACCGCATTCCCGATTACCTGCATCGTGCCAACGATGAAATGTGCGTGTTGATCCAGATTGAAACGCCGCAAGGGGTCGATGCGCTGGACGATATCCTGGCTACGGAAGGAGTGGACGGCGTCTTTATCGGACCTGCCGATCTTTCCGCCAATATGGGCCACTTGGGCAATCCCGGCCACCCCGAGGTCGCCAAGCTGATCGACGACACCATAGGGCGCATTGTGCGTTCGGGCAAGGCGGCCGGAATCCTGCACAGCGATATCGCTCGCGCCAAACACTTCCTGGACCTGGGCGCAACCTTCGTGGCAGTGGGCGTGGATGCTTCCCTGCTGGCGCGCGCCGCGGAAAGGCTCGCCGGCGAATTCAAGGCATCGACGCCGGGCGGTACACCGCCAAAACCAGGCGGGCCGTATTGAGCGGATGTTTTGGTATATAAAGACGCCGTCTATCGGGGCTTGGGGTCAGGACCGGCACGGCGTGCTTGATCCGGATCTACCTCGTCCAGGCGGGCGTCGGGCCAAACTCGCTACGCCGCTGGCGCGGCTACGCTCAAACATGGCCCGCCGACATCCCCCGCCTTCCCTACGGTAGCATCCGGCGCACGCCTTACGCCGGTCCTGACCCCAAGCCCCGATAGACGGCTCGCGTAATGGCTTGCCTGGAACAAACGTGCCTGCACCCATACCTCTATCGCGTGGCCACTACACCACGATGTGCCAAACCCTGGATTTACTAAGCGCCCGACGCTTCAACGTCTCTCTCTATGTATTTCCTCAACGCAAGCCGCAGGGTGGGTGGTGCTGTGTAGTCCGGCGGTAGTCCAGCGCCGGGTGCTGACGAAGGGAAGGCGGGGGCTTTCGGCGGGCGCTGTCTGAGCCCGGCCTCGCGAGGCCGGGCGAGTTCGCCCGACGCCCGCCTGGACGAGGCAGACCCGGGCAGTCGGGGCGCGTAGCGCCACGACCGCTGGACGTGCCGGACTACACAGCACCGCCCACCCTGCGGCGTCTTTATAGAATTAACCGCCGCCAACACAACAACGCACAGTCCAAAAGCCACAGATCAAGCCCAAAAACGGCTCAAAACAAAAGTCTCTGAACCGCGTTCAGCCCGTCACCATCGCCAAGGAAAAACCATCCCAGCCCTTGCTGCCTACCGTCTGCACAGCGGTAGCCGTCAGGCGCGGGCTGGTGGCCATAAGTTCGCAGAACCGCCGCACACCCCGCACACTGGGATCATTGCTGGATGCATTGACGACTTCCCCCTTGCGCACCACGTTGTCGCCAATTATGACCGTTCCAGCCCTGGACAGCGCCAGCGACAATTCCAGATACTGAGGATTGTGTTCTTTATCAGCATCGATAAAGATCAAGTCAAACGGCTCTTCCCCATGCTCGACCATCTTGCGCAGGCTATCCAGGGCCGGGCCCACCCTGATTTCCACCTTGCCGGATTCCCCCACAAGCGCTATGTTTTGGGCCGCAAGCGCCGCGTACGATCCATCCAGCTCCAAACTTACCAGCTTGCCTTGCTCGGGCAAGGCCCGCGCCAGCCAGATCGTGCTGTAGCCCCCCAAAGTGCCAATTTCAAGAATGCGCCGCGCCGCTTTCATCAGTGCCAGCAAATACAGAAGCTTTCCCTGATTGGGAGCCACATTGATCGCCGGCAACTGCGCCTGCCCGCTATGAGCCAGCACCGTATCGAGCGAGGGATCCGGCTCCAGCAAAAGATCCGTAAAGTAGCTGTCGACCGAAGTCCATTGCGCCTGATCCATAAAATGCTCCGTAAAGTCGTACACGAAATCCACGAACAGGCGTTCCCGGAAAACCCAGGCCGCCCCGAAAATAATACTATTACCGATATCACAATATGATGACCGGATTGGGGCTGGGATAATTCAGCAGAATCGGCAATCCATGCAAACCCGGCCACCGAATCACCCGAAAACCAGAGGATCAACAATGTCGTCACCCGCATTCAAGCCGGCCCATGCGCAGTACGCGGCGCGCGTCAGGGAAAGTTTCGCCCGGCAACGCGTCATGGTTACCATCGGCGCCGAACTGCTCTCGGTCTCCGCGGGCCACGTCGAAATCGGCCTTCCCTACAACGCCGAACTGACCCAGCAAAACGGCTTTATCCATGCCGGCATTACGACGACCATAGCCGACAGCGCCGGAGGCTACGCGGCGTTGAGCCTGTTTCAAGACAATGAAGATGTCCTGACAACCGAACTCAAACTGAACCTGCTGGCACCCGCCGACGGCGAACGTTTCGTCGCCACCGGCAAGGTTATCAAGAGCGGCCGCACGCTGACCGTCTGCCAGGTGGAAGTTCATGCCTGCAAGGGCGAACGCACCACTTTGTGCGCTTTCGGCATTCTGTCCACGATGCGCCTGCAATCGAAGCCCGCATAAGCTCGACCGAACCTCGCCATCCGGCATACCGGCGTTTTATCTCCTGTTGCAGGCCCGACATCCCTGAATATAGGAGCTTATTCATATAGACAAACCCTAATTTCAGGCTCAACATGGGGCATACCCCAAGGCAAAATCATTGACGTTTAAAGCATGGCATGGCTAACATCGTTCGTTATCGAAATATGCGGTACACGCGAACGAACTTGCCCCAAAAGGACCGCGCCGGCCGTGCAGGAGAATTTTTGAAGTGAAGCCTCAGTCTTTGGACATGATTACCAAGCTGGTCGGGTTCGACACCGTCTCGCGCAACTCCAACCTCCCCCTGATTCATTACATCAGGGACTACCTCGCCCTGCATGGCGTGCAAAGCCACATAATCAGCAACTCCAAGGGCGACAAGGCCAATCTGTTCGCCACGGTCGGCCCCAATGTTGAAGGCGGCATCGTGCTTTCCGGCCATACCGATGTGGTGCCGGTCGATGGCCAGCCCTGGGACACAGACCCCTTCCAGGTCCTGCAGAAAGATGGCCGGCTATACGGCCGCGGCACCTGCGACATGAAGGCTTTTTCCGCCATTGCGCTGGCCCTGGTGCCGGACATGGTCAAAAAGAACCTGAAGCGCCCGATTCATTTTGCGCTGAGCTACGACGAGGAAATCGGCTGCGTCGGCGCCCCCTCTCTTATCGAGCGCCTGTCCATCGCCGCCGCCAAACCCAGCGCCGTCATTGTGGGCGAACCCACCAGCATGCAGCCCATCGTGGCCCACAAGGGCATCGCCGCCCTGCGCACCACGGTCATCGGGCACGAGGCCCATTCAAGCCAGGTGCAAAACGGGGTCAGCGCCGTTACGATAGCCGCCAAGCTCATTGCCTTCATCGACGGCATGATGGCTGAAAACAAGGCGGCAGCCGATCCCGCGTGCCAGTTCGTACCCCCCTACACGACGCTGCACGTGGGGATCGTCAATGGCGGCACGGCCCTGAACATTATTTCCCGCGAATGCACATTCACCTGGGACATACGCGCCCTGCCCGGCGACAACTGGCGAAAATACCTCGACCGCCTCAACGCGTATGCGCAAAGCCTGCTGCCCGATATGCAAGCCATTGCACCCGACACCTCCATCAGCACGGAAATCTTCGCGGATGCCCCTCCCTTGCAGGATAACGGCGGCGCGGCCCAGGAAATCGCCTTTCATCTCTCCGGCTGCCGGTGCGGCGGTGTGGTCCCTTATGCCGCCGAAGGAGGACAGTTCCAGGAGAAAGGATTCGCCACCGTATTGTGCGGCCCGGGATCCATCGACCAGGCCCACAAGCCCAACGAATATATCGAGGTTTCGCAGGTTCAGGAATGCGAGGTTTTCCTGGAAAAACTGATCGATCAATTGGCTGCATAGCAGGCCGCAAACCAGGCAGGTACACGCACCCGCCGCAAGTGATTCAAATTCTGGAGACCCCGGTAGCTTCGATCTCCAGCAAAAAGTACCTTCGACAAGGCTACCCGCGTTATCGAAGCCCCATGAAAACTGTGTCAAACGATAAAACACATTATTGGCAGGAGACCCTCGATGAAATTTTCCAAATTGTTCCAACATACGGCTATTGCCGCCACGCTTGCCCTCAGTGCGGGTTTGAGCCATTCCGTCGAAGCCAAGACGCTGCACTGGGCCTATCAGGGCGAC
This genomic window contains:
- a CDS encoding 5-carboxymethyl-2-hydroxymuconate Delta-isomerase; its protein translation is MPHIWIEYSANLRPEIDVRALMKTVQDTAIGDGSVFPLAGARTRALCIDDYLIVDGHPDNAFVHVTLKIGHGRDDAVKQRAGERIFAALQQALAPIMASRPLGITMQIEEADPVLNYKSNNYRDYLKARAANK
- the hpaI gene encoding 4-hydroxy-2-oxoheptanedioate aldolase, yielding MDILTNTFKQALRKGQPQIGLWAALAHSVTAEICAGAGFDWLLIDGEHAPNTLQTMLPQLQAVAPYPVAAVVRPSWNDPVQIKQVLEIGAQTLLIPMVQSGAEAAAAVAAVRYPPHGIRGVGSSIARSARWNRIPDYLHRANDEMCVLIQIETPQGVDALDDILATEGVDGVFIGPADLSANMGHLGNPGHPEVAKLIDDTIGRIVRSGKAAGILHSDIARAKHFLDLGATFVAVGVDASLLARAAERLAGEFKASTPGGTPPKPGGPY
- the hpaH gene encoding 2-oxo-hept-4-ene-1,7-dioate hydratase, translated to MLDKKTISALAARLQEAERNRSQVRQFSLDHPDITIDDAYAIQREWVALKIDKGRRVKGHKIGLTSRAMQQSSQIDEPDYGVLLDDMFFGDGSDIPAARFIQPRLEVELAFILGKRLEGPDVTLFNVYDAVDYVVPALEIIDARIQMIDPDSKRPRKVFDTISDNAANAGIVMGGRPVKIGELDLRWIGAILSRNAVIEETGVAAGVLNHPANGVVWLANKLAPHGVALEPGQVILSGSFTRPVFARPGDTFNVDYGPLGSVNCHFV
- a CDS encoding O-methyltransferase, whose protein sequence is MDQAQWTSVDSYFTDLLLEPDPSLDTVLAHSGQAQLPAINVAPNQGKLLYLLALMKAARRILEIGTLGGYSTIWLARALPEQGKLVSLELDGSYAALAAQNIALVGESGKVEIRVGPALDSLRKMVEHGEEPFDLIFIDADKEHNPQYLELSLALSRAGTVIIGDNVVRKGEVVNASSNDPSVRGVRRFCELMATSPRLTATAVQTVGSKGWDGFSLAMVTG
- a CDS encoding fumarylacetoacetate hydrolase family protein, whose amino-acid sequence is MKHARIRYQGSIHLATDAGDHRLRLADGRTLSQDEVDWLPPIEPRTTFTLAINYADHAKELAFKAPEEPLGFLKAANTFVGHRAQTLRPADVAFMHYECELAVVIGRTASKVSRDQAYEYVAGYTVANDYALRDYLENWYRPNLRVKSRDTCTPLGPWLVERDDVPDPMNLNLRTTVNGVETQRGNTRDMVFGIPALIEYFSSFMTLSPGDLILTGTPDGIVNVKPGDEVVTEIEGIGRLVNTLVADPA
- the argE gene encoding acetylornithine deacetylase — encoded protein: MKPQSLDMITKLVGFDTVSRNSNLPLIHYIRDYLALHGVQSHIISNSKGDKANLFATVGPNVEGGIVLSGHTDVVPVDGQPWDTDPFQVLQKDGRLYGRGTCDMKAFSAIALALVPDMVKKNLKRPIHFALSYDEEIGCVGAPSLIERLSIAAAKPSAVIVGEPTSMQPIVAHKGIAALRTTVIGHEAHSSQVQNGVSAVTIAAKLIAFIDGMMAENKAAADPACQFVPPYTTLHVGIVNGGTALNIISRECTFTWDIRALPGDNWRKYLDRLNAYAQSLLPDMQAIAPDTSISTEIFADAPPLQDNGGAAQEIAFHLSGCRCGGVVPYAAEGGQFQEKGFATVLCGPGSIDQAHKPNEYIEVSQVQECEVFLEKLIDQLAA
- a CDS encoding PaaI family thioesterase, translated to MSSPAFKPAHAQYAARVRESFARQRVMVTIGAELLSVSAGHVEIGLPYNAELTQQNGFIHAGITTTIADSAGGYAALSLFQDNEDVLTTELKLNLLAPADGERFVATGKVIKSGRTLTVCQVEVHACKGERTTLCAFGILSTMRLQSKPA
- a CDS encoding fumarylacetoacetate hydrolase family protein; protein product: MTTQADYATLACGPAADRPRIVVGTLLNYRQALEQLGDAANQPPYKSAPKAPVLYIKPANTYAQDGDEIVLPADVAEVEIGACLGIVFQRKATRVSEAQAMDYVAGYRIVADLSVPHSSYFRPPMKQKCRDGFCPMGALLARDQIQNPDDLSIQVHVDGQCMQQAHTRDLIRPVARLIADVTQFMSLDRGDILLVGVPAGAPLAHAGQRIEISISELGRLTNRLSAPV